In Prochlorococcus marinus str. MIT 1214, one DNA window encodes the following:
- the secG gene encoding preprotein translocase subunit SecG produces MIIPLLSWAWVISGVFLILLVLLHSPKGDGMGGLASSGSSMFTSASSAESSLNRATWACLILFLTLAIILSAGWLK; encoded by the coding sequence ATGATCATTCCTCTTTTATCTTGGGCATGGGTAATTTCAGGGGTTTTTCTAATTTTGCTAGTTCTTCTTCACAGTCCAAAAGGAGATGGTATGGGAGGGCTAGCCTCAAGTGGAAGCTCTATGTTCACAAGTGCCAGTAGTGCTGAATCATCTTTAAACAGAGCTACTTGGGCATGTCTTATTTTATTTTTAACCCTTGCTATTATACTTAGTGCAGGGTGGTTAAAATAG